TCGAGACCAATCGCGATCGCCACCAACGAATTGGACACGTTGTGGATCCCCGGAATGCTCAGCCGGAACGGACCCAGGTTGCGGCCACGGAAGAACACGCGAAACTCCGAGCCCCACTGCCGCAACGCGATGTCGGTCGCGCGAAAATCCGGCACGTGGTCCGGATATTCGTTCAAGCCGTAGGTCTGGTATCGCTTGACCACCCGCGGCAATACGTTCCGTAAGCGCTCATCATCGGAACAGAGTACCGCCAGTCCGTAAAACGGTACCTTGTTCACAAACTCAAGAAAACTGTCGTTGAGCCGTTCCATGCTGCCGTAATGGTCCAGGTGCTCACGGTCGATATTCGTGACCGCGGCGATCGTCGGCGCCAAACGCAGGAAGGAGCCGTCGCTTTCGTCTGCTTCGGCAATCAAGAGATCGCCCCGCCCCAGTCGGGCATGGCTCCCGAGGGCATTCACCTTTCCGCCGATCACCATCGTGGGATCCAGCCCGCCCTGTGCCAGCACATTGGCCACCATCGAGGTCGTGGTCGTCTTGCCATGAGCACCGGCGATCGCGACTCCGAACTTCAAACGCATCAACTCGGCCAACATTTCAGCGCGTGGAATAACCGGGATCTGCCGGGCCTTCGCCGCGACGACTTCCGGGTTGGTCGCCGCCACCGCGGAGGAAATGACCACCACCTGCGCCTCCCCGATGTTGGCTTCATGGTGACCAATGGCGATCCGCCCGCCTAACTCTTCCAGCCGTCGCGTGGTTTCGGACTGACTCAAATCCGATCCGCTGACCTTATACCCGAGCGTCAATAGCACTTCGGCGATGCCACTCATTCCCGATCCGCCGATTCCCACCAGATGAATATGTTGTGTCTTTCTGAACATCGCTGTTCGCCTTAGCTCCTGTCCACGAAATGATCGCTGTCCGCGATTCCGATCCTGTTGCTGTCTCTCCCGCTCTCGTTGTTCATAGGGCGCGAGCGCTGTCGCTGGCCTCATGGCGCCTCCTTATGACGTCGTAGCATTCACGCACAATAGTTTCCGCCGCATCGCTGCGCCGCATCTCCCAACTGTGTCGACTCATGGTCTGCAGGCGCTCGGGCTC
The sequence above is drawn from the Nitrospira defluvii genome and encodes:
- the murC gene encoding UDP-N-acetylmuramate--L-alanine ligase yields the protein MFRKTQHIHLVGIGGSGMSGIAEVLLTLGYKVSGSDLSQSETTRRLEELGGRIAIGHHEANIGEAQVVVISSAVAATNPEVVAAKARQIPVIPRAEMLAELMRLKFGVAIAGAHGKTTTTSMVANVLAQGGLDPTMVIGGKVNALGSHARLGRGDLLIAEADESDGSFLRLAPTIAAVTNIDREHLDHYGSMERLNDSFLEFVNKVPFYGLAVLCSDDERLRNVLPRVVKRYQTYGLNEYPDHVPDFRATDIALRQWGSEFRVFFRGRNLGPFRLSIPGIHNVSNSLVAIAIGLELDIPVDLIRKGLAAFSGVERRFHLRGEKAGIMVVDDYGHHPTEVRATIAAAKQGWDRRVVVLFQPHRYSRSRDLIQEFSHAFDQADALFMTEIYAAGEQPIPGVSGAKLVEAVQAAGHPSATFVERKDAIAEQVLPTLKAGDLVITLGAGDIWKAGLAILDRLPA